In the Equus przewalskii isolate Varuska unplaced genomic scaffold, EquPr2 ChrUn-10, whole genome shotgun sequence genome, gaaagctCTAATTGGGCATGGGGCCTGGCCATCTCCTTACCTCGCAGGAAGTTAAGCTCTGTCAGCAGCTTCATCTCACGCCCCACGTCCAGCTGGCAATGGCGGAAGGAAGAGCTAGCAGCTGGTCGGAACATCTGGAGGGCCTCCGTAGCTCGGGTAATCCTGGGATGTGGGCAGCCAAGGGTCAGGCTCTGCCATCTGGGCAGCCACCTTTCCCCTTGATTCTGCCTTGCCTGCCCCTAGAGGCTTGGCATCTGCTTTGGGTCTCTTCCTTATCCTTTAGGAAAGCGGGGTATGACTTTGGCCTAGTGAAAATCCTCAGGGCCAGCTCTCCATCAGGCAGTACTCTAGACATTGTCTTGGACCTTGGCTAAACCCATGATACCCCTGGCCCTAGGAGCCCGTGCCCCTACGCCATGCCCCTGAGTACCTGTTGTGCAGCTGCTTGGCTGCTTGCACAAAGCAAGGCTGGTCTGTTTCCTTAAGAACCTCCTGGGCGTAGCCCACCAGACCTGAGCCATCTAGCAGGCTCCGGTGCTCCTGGATCTGGGCGCTGAGACGGGCCAGCCGCTCCTGCTGGCATTCCTCAATGGCCTGAAGCAGTGATGCCCGCTTCTCCTCCagcacagcccccagcccccgtACCAGCTGGGACACCTCCTCCTTGGCCTGCTGACCACTCACCTGCCCAGAGAACAACACTTACTATCTTCTTTTTGAAGGCAGCACTTGCGCCAGCCTCCTGGGGCACCACACCATGGGCTACGATCACAAAGGATCTGGGGAAATCCTACCCACCTGTTCCAATAAGGCCAGGTTCATGGCTCCAAAAGCACCTGTACACCCAGATGGGCTCAACTCCTGACCATTTGTGCCAACCTTCCTGGATGCCCACCCCACAATCCTGACCCCTTAAGGACTCCCCCAAATAAAAGAGGCCATGACTGCAATAATGTCCACTTGGATTGCACTAATGTCCACCAGCGTTGATGCCATCCTTATTGCCCACCCCCAAGTCAGCTGATTCAAGCAATCTGGCAGAAGGTGTCAGAGCCACCACCTCACCCTAGCTCCAGGAATGTGTGCCATCCTCAGCAGGCAGCTGAGCCTGAGAGCATCTAAGCTATGTCCCTGGGGCTTTTCAAGCTCTTCCTGTCCTGGGCATAGCCACGGTGTCTCCACTGCAGCCCCAGGTACAGCCTGGCCTGGGGCACTGATGTTCCTGCCAACCTGGTTTAACCAGAACCTCAACATATCCATGGGCCCCACACGGGCTTCCTGAGCTTGCAACCAGGTGACTGGGCCATGCCCATCCACACCCTCTTCCTGCTTTCACTcccaggcagggcccagggcccacCTCCATGCCCTCCCTCACCTCGGTGTGCCTCACAGTCTCCTCCAGCTCACAGATCTGGGTCTGTACTGTGTCCTGGTTTCCCAGGATGTATGTCAGGCTCTTTGTCAGCTTGTCCTGAGGGGGAAGAAAGAGGTGAGCATCACGCCTGGCTCGGCAGAAGCCAGCAGTCAAGAGCAGGTGCAAGTGTGGGTTAGCACTGGGGCTGAGTGAGGCGGGGTTCTCACCTTGAGGGCCTGGTAGGCGCTGAGTACTGGTGTGATCTTGTGCCCGCTGTGAGTGCGCCGCACTCGGCAGAGTTGGCATACCAGCCGTTGGCACGTCTTACAGTAGTGGGTCACCTCTTCCTTGTGGTCTGGACACATCAGGCCCTCGGGACAGAAGGAGCAATGACATAGTCAGCCAATGCTGGGTGTAAAGGTGCTGACCTACCACTGGAGCAGTTtggtcctctccctcccctggcttgatgggggaggaggggagttcaGCTGGTCATACAGTGCCACCTGGTGGTACACACTGGCATCAAAGAGAGCCTTTCCTGCACTCTCCAGGCCTTGCTCCTCCCATCATCCACCTCAAGATGTGTGGTAACAACAATAACAAGGATCATAATTAATCTTAGCCTCGTGGCTAATAATTAACCTTGCCCACCTTGTTTACTGCCATATCCCCAACACCTAAAATAGCACCAGGCAcataggtgcttgataaatatttgttcaattcAATGCATGAATGCATACAGACTTTTTTAGTATACAGATAACTTTCACAAACATTATCTCAGGTGATCTCTCAACCACCCTGCGGGTATGGATATTGCAGGGCAGATGTTATCATCCTCATTCAACAGATGAGATGGAGGCTCAAAGGTGTTCAAAGATTTGTCCAGTGCCTGCACCCCTGCCCATCTCCTTTTGGAAGCCCACAATGCCAGGCAGTCCCACCCACCCAGCGCTACTGTGCCCCTCCCTTCCCAGGTTCTGCAAGGGCTGGCTCACCTTGGGGCGGAATGAGAGAGTAGGCAGGGTGGGCTCATGCTGGGCCTTCTGGGTGCCCCAGGGGTGGAAAAGCTTGAAGCACTCATTGCAGAAGGTGGCCCGGCACTCGGTGCAGCCCTTGGTGGCTTCTAGTGGCGGGGGCTTGCACAGTTGGCACAGGATGGCACCACCCACACTCACACTCTGGCGGTACCTCTCCACCACTCGCTCCAGGGTCAGATTCCGGAACAGCCCTGCCAGGCCCCGCTCCCCAAGCTCCACATCGCCCTGGCAGGCTGGGCACGGGAACATGATTACCTGGGGGTGCAAAGCACCTCGCTTCCGCCCGGGGTATGTCCCAAAGCCTGTGGATGGGCCAGGAGGTAGAGAGCTGAAAATTAGAGCTGTCTGGGGTGGGGGAAATCggttcaattaaaaattaatttttattgtgccAGAGCTCTTCTCTCACTAGAGCCTGGATGAGCAGTATCTCCAGCCCCTGAAAGACAGATGCCCCTGACCAGTGATGGACCTCTTCCATCTTCCTAATGGACATCCcagcctcctcacccccaccccacagggcCCAGTCCCACCTGACTTAAGCAGCCGGTCCAAACGATCTGGCTTGGGGAGGGTTCTTCGGGAGAGGCGAGGACTTCGGGTGGaaggggtggaggcaggagaggtgggCTCGGAGCTGGGGTCCCCACCATGGCCTACGTAGCCCTGCTGGCCCAGCACCTCCCGGGCACAGGCCTGGCACACGTTGTGGGTACAGGGCAGCACTAGTGGCTGCTTGTACATCTCTTGACACACTGGGCACAGCAGTTCCTTCTCCATGTTCTTCATGCTCGTCTGTGGAGGGATCAGGAGGTTGGGTCAGAGCTTGGACACCTGGGCACATCTCAACAGGCCCCTCAGTTGCCCTTAAGAGACCCAAGGGGTCTCAGAATGGGGAAAGACAAGCTATCTATGGCTTTTCCCCAACACCAGCCTCAGCCTGTTTCACAGACCTTCTCAGCTCTCTGTCTCTTGCCTGTTTCCCTTCTGCAGAACTAAAGGTCTATGGAGGAGGGGTGGTTGGAGCTGTGCCTCCCCCAGCCTCAAGCCCCACCCCTTTCACCCCCACTGCCCCAGCAGGGCCTGCAGTCCTTCTCACCTGGCCATTGCCCCCATCCCCCAATCTCCGGGCAGCCTGCCCCTGGCACTTCTCTCATGGACACCGCCCATTCTGCAGCTCGGTGCGGACCCCCACGTCCTCCTCTGCAGCCCCCCTCCGCGTGACTCCTCCCTATAGCCAGGCGCCGCTCGCTCTCCATCCTCCTGCTCACCCCATCCGTCCTCCTGCCGCGGCTCTGGCCTGCGGCCgccccagcctccatcccccATCTTCACTTCTCCATCCATCTCCTCCTGTCGTCCGATACTAGCCCATTCCCCTTGCCCCCTACCAGCCGGCAATCCGGCTCCCTTCCCTGGTGAAACCTGGCTAGCCGcaaccccctcccccatcaaGGGAGAAACAAGCGCCCCGCctactctccccctccccaccggAAGTACCCCTCCCTTTTTTGGTGGCGGGGGTCCTCAGGCTatgccccacccccacacctcaCCTTGGTCCCTCTCTTCGCAGCCATCCCGGTCAGGGGCGCAGCTGACacaaaggagggagggacagggagggagggggaaggaagtggTGGGGGGGAGCAGGGTTGGCACCGCCCCTGGGAGAGCCGGGCACGGGTTTCCATGACAACCACAGGCTCGGAGGCAGCCCTGAGTGGGGGTGCGGTGGGGTGGGGTCTCACGGAGGGGTCCAAATTGGGAACTGCACCCTGGGGCGACTCCTTCATCGCCTCCCACCTGTCCTCGGttttcttggaaattttccaAGCTCACACACGCCCCCTCCTCATAGCATAGCCCCATTGCCTTGCAGCCCCAGCCCACCCGCTGCGTCCGGGCAGCTCCTTGTTCCTCATGCCCCAGCAGATGGACGCCTTCACGGCACTCACCTCCGGGCTGCCTCAGGGATTACCCTCTCATACCTGCATCCCGACCCTCCCAGTCCTTTCTGCTATCACTAGCCCCCTGTCTACATCCCAGCATCTTGCCAGATCCCCACCTGTTCAAGGTCTGGGCCTGCCCGGACCCCTATACTCCCGCTCCCGTTCCCCTCGACCCCACCTTAACTCACACTGATGCGGACCAGTGCATCCATGATGGAAGTGAAGGTCTGCATATCCTCACCCTCAGCCATGGCCCTACCATGCCCGCCCGCCCCCGGGTGCCTGATCTCGGCTGCGGCTGCGAACCCGGGGCTTAATGCAGGAGCCcgatgggggtgtggggaggggtgggggtgagatgTCACTGCGCATGCTCCAGGGACCAGCCTCGAACAGCGCCGGtcggggtgggaggtgggaaatAGTTCTCCCCACGTGGTTCTCAGAAGGCAGTCTGGGGGTTGGGTAACATGGAATGGTATTTGAGGGGAGAGCCACTTCTTATGTTCACATTCTTCATTGGCCCCTAATTTTACTAATATAAAGCGGGAAGATAGTTTCAGAGAAAGATAGGCTCCAGGATGCGAGGACTAAATTTTCGTTTGGCCAAGAGTCTCGGGGAGATGTCGAGGCAATGATCATGGGAGAGGGAGGACTGAGGAACAGGCATTAGAGATGACATAAATGGCAAAGAAGACAGTGGTGGGCTAGAGGCTATGGGCCATGGTCCCAGTGACTTGAAGAGTTAAGTGCAGCTTTCATCGAGAGGCAGCAGATGCTTGGGATGCGGGGAAGGGTGGGGGACCAGGGCGGTGGCCAAGGATGGTTTTAGACACAATATTTCCTCCCTGCCGGAAGAGGGCGCTGCGTGCAGGCgccgagaaagagagagaaagaggaagacttgAGGGAAGCAAGTTCGCAAGGAGCGCCGACGCATGCGCACAGGCAGCTGCACCCGGTTCGGCTCCACTTTTTCTTGGCCACAGGCGCCGACTGGACTCGCGGGCTGGGCAGGATGGGTAACGGGACCGGCGGATCTCCCCTGGCGGAGTAGTGGGCGTCGGAGTTGGGGCGGACCAactttctctgtcctctcctcacAGAGCTGACGTGTCCTGGGTTGCAGCGGGCGGGCATTTCCACGGGACGGGAGGGTTCAGGGCCTCTGGGACTGAGGAATTCCTGGGGGTCGCCGCAGGGTGTGGGGAGTCGGAGAGTGTGGCTTCGTCCCGGAGTGCTTGGAAGATGTCGGGCCGTCGAGCTCGGGGACCTGCCGAATCTGCCTGCGGCTCCTGGAGGGAGGGCCGGGCCTGACTCTCcgtctcttttctcctcccctccagtgGTGGGTACGGGCACCTCGCTGGcgctctcctccctcctgtccctgctGCTCTTCGCTGGGATGCAGATGTACAGCCGCCAGCTGGCCTCCACCGAGTGGCTCACCATCCAGGGGGGCCTGCTTGGCTCCGGCCTTTTCGTCTTCTCTCTCACTGTATCCTCCCTGCGGTGGAGCGGGGAGAGGGGTTTGAGGGTAGGAAGGGTGGAGGGCCACGCACGCTTGTGCCGTTCCCATTACCCACATTACCGTGCTCCCATTGCACGCCCCACTCCTTAACTCCCGCGACCCAGGCCTTCAATAATCTGGAGAATCTTGTCTTTGGCAAAGGCTTCCAAGCAAAGATTTTCCCAGAGAGTAAGTGAAAACTGGGCGTTGCGTATTTGACCTCCCCCGATACGGTACTGAATTTCCAGGTGCTTACATGGTAAAGGTTGTTTAGGAGAAGGAAATGTATTTACTAAAACTGTCTGGAGGTAGATGACTCTTTTGGATCCAGCACCTTATCTAGCTCCTGGAATTGGAGCGGGAAGAGCAGGCCCCTGAAAGCGAGAAGCTCAGTACTTTCTGGCCAGTTTCCGGGGAAAGTTTGAGAGGAACAGACAAGTTTGGGCGTATTTTGTATACGTCTCTGGGGAGGCGTTCTTTGTTCCCcaccagaagcagcagcaggaccGAGTTCATTGAGGGGTTCTGATGTGAACTTGACCCAATATTAGAGAATTCTGTTTATTTGAGATGATTGTGAAGAGCCTAGCTATTAGATACACCAAATTTCTATGTCAGCAGGAATCCTGGCCAAAATAGAGTATCTGTTAGGTTGTTTTCTGTTTGAAAGGATCCTTGTTTTTGCTCCATGTAATCAAAATTGATGATTTAGTTACTTATGGAGAATTTTCGTAAAGCAAATTAGGCATCAAGGCCAGATCACCTAAGGAATGCCACATGCTtcaaattggcagcagatgccaCCTCATGTGAAGCCTTCATCTGGTGGAACAAAGACATGTCACCCTTGtcctccactctctcccctcctccagggcttGCTCTCTCCACTTGGCCCTGTTGCAGGCTTCCAGAGCTCCTTCCATCAGCCCCAGGACTTCCCTCTGTTAGATTTTGTTTCCGTATGTTTTGCGGGGCGGGGTTCTTGGCTCTCCTTGCCTGCCCTCCCCAACTGGGCAGGTGGGGCTTGCCTTTGCTTTCTGCCCTTTCACCTTCTCTCCAGTCCTACTCTAGATATCCTGAGACCCTTTCCTGCCCTCTTGGGTGTGTATATCCAGACACTGCCCTCCAACCTGTGTCCAGGGAGTGAGGACCTCAACTTCCACCACTGGCCAGCCAGTTTAATGAATTGATCCCCATTGGCTGGCTTCTGTTGGAAAGGCATTGACCCTCTTCCCCAAGCCATGCCCTTCAGACTCTCCTATcaccttcccttttcctttttatcagaGGAAAGCCACGAGAGGGAAGTTAAGTGCTACCTGGGGCAGAGCTAGTAGTGAACATGCATCTCCTACGTCCGTGTCCTGGGCATCATTAAGGCCGTCCTCCTGTTCTTGTCATGCCATACTCCAATGGTTCACCAAGATTCAGAGGGCCCCAGATTTCTCTAGACTCCACATATGAATGCCTAGTATTTCCCTTCTGACCATCACCCTTCTTGTCCCCTCTTGCCTCCCCAGTTCTCCTTTGCCTCCTGTTGGCTCTGTTTGCATCCGGCCTCATCCACCGAGTGTGTGTCACCACGTGGTATGTGTCTGACAGCTGGGTAAGGGGTGCAGCACCCTGTTCTTTGACACTGGATCCTCCTGTGGTGGTTCCAGACCTTCCCCATAAGTCTGTCCCCTTCtgttctccctcctttccccgtCCCCATTTCCTCAACCTGAACCTGGATTCTCTCCCTGATGCTGGTATCTGCCCTAGGAGGCACCAGGCTGATAGCATGCCCACTGATACCATGACCTTTCTGTCTTCACCTGGTAGCTTCATCTTCTCCATGGTTGGTCTGTACTACATCAACAAGATCTCCTCGACTCTGTACCAGGCAACAGCTCCAGTCCTCACACCAGCCAAGGTCACGGGCAAGGGCAAAAAGAGAAACTGACCTGACTGTCCAATAAAGTTGATTTCTTTGTAGCTCTGTGAGCTGTGCCATGCTGTGGGCCTCTTCTGCCAATGCCTGCATGGGTGTGCAGAATGCTAGGGCAGATGGGTACCTTGGGGGTGGTGGGGCTTTCCTTCCTGCAAggttcattttttcaaatatttatcgagtgctgtcagtgccaggcacaggattggcatatgcttttttttctttttttaagatttcatttttcctttttctccccatagttccctagtacatagttgtatatatgttttagttgtgggtccttctagttgtggtatgtgggatgccatttcagtatggcctgatgagcggtgccatgtccacgcccaggatttgaaccagcaacaccctgggccgccgaagcggactgcgtgaacttaaccactcggccacaggaccggcccctggTATATGCTTCTGTAAGAGCCTCATCGTGGAATAAAAGTGCACGAATGGTCTGCAGTCTTGACCTTTCACTACAGGAAGGCCTGCCCGTCAGAACTGAAGTAGACcttggaagagaggaggaagggaaggaagggccaCTCACCCCCACCTTTCCATAGGGTTCTATTTACACCTGTGGGGGCTTTGTTACTCCACCCCACCATGACCAAATGAGCCGCTTCTGCTCTAAGCCCGGGGCTGAGAATCCCCTACTGATGTTGCCCTCGTGGACGCATCTGTTCTACTCCACCACGGACATATGCGTGTGTTTAGAACTCCAAGGTTGATCACTGCCCTGTCATCTTCTTTGTTCTggtgcttcatttttctctgtctcgTAGAGATTAGGAACTTCCTAATTTTTAGCAAAgcacagtcatgcattgcttaatgatggggatacattctgagaaatgtgtcattaggcgattctGTTGTGCAAACattgtagagtgtacttacacaaacctagatagtacaGCCTACTACAAAtctaggctatacggtactaatctgaGGGGATTAAGTATATGCGGTcagttgttgactgaaacatcgttatgtggtcCATGACTGTATATAAAACAGTAGGCACAAGGCCAACCcctgagccagccttgatggAAATGAGGGATGTGGTTTCTCAGGAACTACTCTGTCCATGCCCTGCCGTGAGGAGCGCCTCTGTCCAGAGTACCTGTCCTCTGGGGCACCTAGGCACCCTCCCTCCTGCTGGATGGTGTGAGCTTTAGGGCACGAACAATGCCTTAGTCAGCTTTGTATTCTCCACAGTGCCTGATAATGGGTGGTAGAGATTGGTGGGTTGGCTGAATGAAAGAACCTGCCCTTCTAGAACAGAAAATCCTGTACATGGGATGTGCCTAAGTTAGAGAAGAAGAGCCAATGAAGATGAAGTCAGTCAAAGGAGGTCTTGTCCAGGATAAGaggttaggggccggccctgtccccgaatggttaagtttgcgtgctccacttcggcggcccagggtttcactggttcggatcctgggcacggacatggcaccgctcagcaggtcacactgaggcagggtcccacatgccacaactagaaggacctacaactagaatatataactatatattggggggatttggggagaaaaagcaggaaaaaaaaaaaaaaagattggcaacagttgttagctcaggcgccaatctttaaaaagaaaaaaggataagaGGTGACCCTCCCCGGCTATAATTAgagggccccccacccccatttgtGGCAGGAATCCCAGACCCTTGCCCCGTACCCTAGGCTGAGGGAGTGCTATGCAGTTTACCCAGGATGCCTGCAGGGGGCGCCAAGAGCTCACTTTGTAGAAGACTAGCAATACTCCCATGCAAGCCTGCCCTGAGGGCTGAGGAGCGTTGCTGCTGGGTCTCAGGGTTCTCTTGCTGTCTCTCCAGCAAGTCAGCTTTCTTGGGGGACCCAAAAGACTGGCCGTTTGGAAGGGCTGAAGCATGAATCAAGTCTCCTTGCTCCCCTAGGCTGGGAGCAGAGGCCAAGAGAATTCAGTGGAGACCAGAGCCTCTCTGAGGGAGTGGCTGCTCTAGGTTCCAACTTACCTAGTGATAGTTGAGGGGCTGCAGTATGTGGGCCCCTCTGGGGAGGAAGATGAGAGGTTGTCCAAAATGGGCCCTGGACCTATGGGGGTGGGCTGGGTTGGTTCTGGGTCTCACTGTCAGACCTTGACTTTCTCCTGATCTGGAGTGGGGGCAGTATGCACAGGCCCAGGTCCCAGCCCAGGCTAACATAGACACAGCTAGGGAATCTGGCCACTTGAGGGCACCATCCCTCCCGAGATGGAAACttgggtggggctgggtgggggaggagcCGAAAAGCAGGTGCCCAGGCGATGCCAAGGGATCTGGGCACCTGCTGCCACCCACTGTGTAGGCACCAGGGTTAGCATGTGGCCCAGGAATAATGACCCCTTCCTCAGGGAATGGGCGCATTTACAAGGCAGGTTGGCGCCAACCTCAGCTCTCCACCCAGCCTACCTCTGGGGTGCCTGATTGCAGGCTCCCTGCACCTGACCTACCGATTAACCCTGACAGGGGTATCCCAGCCACCTAGTCACCATCATTAAGTAAGGGGGCAGCAGGCTTCTGGAGACCTGAAGGTGAGAAGGGCAAAGGTGCTAACCTCTTGGTCCCTGGTCTCCTGGGGCTCTGCTCCACCCCGGAGACTGGAGGCCTGGGGGAGATAGGGGCAGTCCCACCCCTGCAGGACAGAGGGAAGCCAGAtgtttcctcctgctccctcacaCGTGGCTCCGACACCCGCCGGCACCCGCCGCCAGCTCCGGAAACAGGAGTAAATAATATGGGGGGTGGTGGCCTGGGATGCGAGTAGggaggctggtgggggagggcactCTACAGGTTCCTGGCCTGGGAGGCGCGCTGCTTGGGGCAGGAGGTGATGCCACCTGAGAAGAGGGCAGTGGGAAGATGAGATAAGGGGGGTCCCCGGCCCGGACAGAGGCTGGACTCCTCTCAGACTGGCACTGGCATGAGGGGATGCCTGGCATTTAGGGCATGACAGAGGGTCAGAGCCGGGGTGGGGGCGCCCAGGGCACGCAGGGAGGGGGAGTCCTCGCCAGGCCTTGGCTCCAGCCCTTTCCGGCCCTTATTGTCCGTGGTGAGAACAGGACGCTGTCCCGTTCCCACTGCCTGGcccccccagctctgctccccagGGGCTCGGAAAGGATGTTGGGAAACAAGAGAGAGCCAGAGACTCGTAGAGACAGAGATGccgagagacacagagacagatacAAAGGGGAAAGGTTCAGTCAAAAGCGAGCATTGAAGCTCATTGTGAGCCGAGCAGGCCCTGGGCACTGTGGGAACCACGAAAGAATGGGAGGCGGGAGGCCCTGCCCTCGGGGACCTCCGGGCTGGCCTGCCCTGTGCGCACGCCTTCTTGACTTAGGGTCACTCACAGAGCCGCCTCCTAAACAAACAATCGCTGGAACCCTTGTGCAGGCACCGTTGGTGCCACTTAATTGCTCCTGCTTCAGGTGCATTTCTTTACCTCCCTCCCAGCAGACTGGAAGTTCCTGAGGGGGCAGGGCCCAGATCATGCTGCCAAATCCCACCCTTCCAGTCCCCCAGGGCTGAGAGCAAGCTGGCCACACAGAGGTTGCACTGTAAACGCTGTTGGGTTGTGTTCCTGCAGAGGCAGAGAGCAAAGCCCTCTGGCTGGCCCCAGAGTTAGGCACCCGCATCACCGGTGGCAAGGGGCAGAGGGCGATTGCTGCAGGCCTGCCCGCTGGCAGGAAGCCGAGTGTAGCACCAGCtcttcccacccctgcctctgcgCTCTCAGGCGGGTGGgcctccttccttccagctctcttCTACCTGGGCCCACAGTTAGCAACTGCTCCCTGGGCAGGTCctctgaaagatggagagaggccCAGGTCCacttcaaaatgaagaaacaccaaggcatgtttgaaatgtttacatttaacaaattaacactttttaacaaaattacaATGCAGTATAATGTTGCTAGTCACAAGATCATTACAGGACTTTTGGAAATTTTTCCTTCACAGGAAACTGCGGGCCCTATGTTATAATGTAAAGTTCTATGATAATGGGCATATCAGattcattgtactattctttcTACCTTTGTACATATTTGAAAATTCCTTAATAAAAGTGAAACCACTTGCACGGTAGTCCCTTCATCCTGCTCTATCAGAGAGTAACAGTGCGACAGGTCTGGAACCACACTTGGAGGTAACATAAGAAGTCTAAATTCGAGGCCCTGTGTGACAATAAGGGCTGAGCCAAATGGCCCTCGTGGCCTGTGAGGAGCCCTTCTCTGAGAACTCCGCTCACCTcacagaagctggaagagcagGGGGAGTTTCCTCCACCCATTCTCGCCTGAGGCTGTGCTGCCAGAAAGGACTGAAGAGCGGGATTCCTGTCTGCACAGCCCAGGATCTCACCAAAAAAACCTTCCACACATCCCCTTTCTGGGCCAAGAGTTGCTGTGAGGGCCGACCTCAGGCTGCTTCAGGGGGATTGCTGTGGTGGAGATGTGTGTACACCTGTGAGTGTGGGTCTAGGCATAAGCCCCCCAGGGAGacccttctccttcctgctctcagGCTCCAGCCCCCATTTCCAGCCTCTGTGACCTGGGCCTTCTGACTCAGATCATTTCAGGTTCTGTGGGACAGTAGGAAGGAGCCCAGGTCTTGAGATCAGATAGAGCTGAGTTCTAGTTTTGGCTCTGATGCTTAGCAGGTAAGGGTCCTTGGGCAAGTTGAGTGACTTCTCTGCACCTTAaattcttcaactgtaaaatggggataatacctacctcaaaTTGTGGTGAGAAAGATCTGAATTCAACAACAATGTGTAAGAGCCTAGTGTAGTGCTTAACCTGATAGGTATTtgacaaatgttatttttttccctatgtaAAGACAACAATAACAACTTTAAATAAGCATTTACCACTTGCCAGTCAATGTACTTAGTGCTTTACGGATATTCTCAATTTCAACCCTCGCATCGACCTTATAAAATTGATATGCTTACTCCATATGAAGGTTaatatgtgtcaacttgacttgGCCATGGTGTtcaaatatttggtcaaacattattgtgggtgtttctgtgagggtgttttttggtgaggaagattggccctgagctaacatctgttaacaatcttcctctttttgcttgaggaagatggtctctgagctaacatctatgccacttctccattttgtatgtgggacaccaccacagcatggcctggtgaacAGAGTgtagtccacacccaggatttgaacccgaaaaccccgggctgctgaagtggagcacatgaatctaaccactaagccaccaggccggcccctgtgagGATGTTTGTGAATGAGATTTCCATTTAAATTAGGAGTAAAGCAGACTGTCCTCCACCAAGCGGGTGAACATCATCCAGTCTGTTGAAGGCCTACTTTgaacaaaagactgacctccccagAGCAAGAGGAATTCAACAGCAGATGCCTTCGGACTTGAACCATGACGTTGGTTCTCTCCTGGATCTGCGGCCTGCAAGATTCCCCGGC is a window encoding:
- the TRIM46 gene encoding tripartite motif-containing protein 46 isoform X4; this translates as MKNMEKELLCPVCQEMYKQPLVLPCTHNVCQACAREVLGQQGYVGHGGDPSSEPTSPASTPSTRSPRLSRRTLPKPDRLDRLLKSGFGTYPGRKRGALHPQVIMFPCPACQGDVELGERGLAGLFRNLTLERVVERYRQSVSVGGAILCQLCKPPPLEATKGCTECRATFCNECFKLFHPWGTQKAQHEPTLPTLSFRPKGLMCPDHKEEVTHYCKTCQRLVCQLCRVRRTHSGHKITPVLSAYQALKDKLTKSLTYILGNQDTVQTQICELEETVRHTEVSGQQAKEEVSQLVRGLGAVLEEKRASLLQAIEECQQERLARLSAQIQEHRSLLDGSGLVGYAQEVLKETDQPCFVQAAKQLHNRITRATEALQMFRPAASSSFRHCQLDVGREMKLLTELNFLRVPEAPVIDTQRTFAYDQIFLCWRLPPHSPPAWHYTIEFRRTDVPAQPGPTRWQRREEVRGTSALLENPDTGSVYVLRVRGCNKAGYGEYSEDVHLHTPPAPVLHFFLDGRWGTSRERLAISKDQRAVRSVPGLPLLLAAERLLTGCHLSVDVVLGDVAVTQGRSYWACAVDPASYLVKVGVGLESKLQESFQGAPDVISPRYDPDSGHDSGAEDATVEALPPFAFLTIGMGKILLGSGANSNAGLTGRDGPSASCTVPLPPRLGICLDYERGRVSFLDAVSFRGLLECPLDCSGPVCPAFCFIGGGAVQLQEPVGTKPERKVTIGGFAKLD
- the TRIM46 gene encoding tripartite motif-containing protein 46 isoform X1 is translated as MAEGEDMQTFTSIMDALVRISTSMKNMEKELLCPVCQEMYKQPLVLPCTHNVCQACAREVLGQQGYVGHGGDPSSEPTSPASTPSTRSPRLSRRTLPKPDRLDRLLKSGFGTYPGRKRGALHPQVIMFPCPACQGDVELGERGLAGLFRNLTLERVVERYRQSVSVGGAILCQLCKPPPLEATKGCTECRATFCNECFKLFHPWGTQKAQHEPTLPTLSFRPKGLMCPDHKEEVTHYCKTCQRLVCQLCRVRRTHSGHKITPVLSAYQALKDKLTKSLTYILGNQDTVQTQICELEETVRHTEVSGQQAKEEVSQLVRGLGAVLEEKRASLLQAIEECQQERLARLSAQIQEHRSLLDGSGLVGYAQEVLKETDQPCFVQAAKQLHNRITRATEALQMFRPAASSSFRHCQLDVGREMKLLTELNFLRVPEAPVIDTQRTFAYDQIFLCWRLPPHSPPAWHYTIEFRRTDVPAQPGPTRWQRREEVRGTSALLENPDTGSVYVLRVRGCNKAGYGEYSEDVHLHTPPAPVLHFFLDGRWGTSRERLAISKDQRAVRSVPGLPLLLAAERLLTGCHLSVDVVLGDVAVTQGRSYWACAVDPASYLVKVGVGLESKLQESFQGAPDVISPRYDPDSGHDSGAEDATVEALPPFAFLTIGMGKILLGSGANSNAGLTGRDGPSASCTVPLPPRLGICLDYERGRVSFLDAVSFRGLLECPLDCSGPVCPAFCFIGGGAVQLQEPVGTKPERKVTIGGFAKLD
- the TRIM46 gene encoding tripartite motif-containing protein 46 isoform X3; this encodes MKESPQGAVPNLDPSVRPHPTAPPLRAASEPVVVMETRARLSQGRCQPCSPPPLPSPSLPVPPSFVSAAPLTGMAAKRGTKTSMKNMEKELLCPVCQEMYKQPLVLPCTHNVCQACAREVLGQQGYVGHGGDPSSEPTSPASTPSTRSPRLSRRTLPKPDRLDRLLKSGFGTYPGRKRGALHPQVIMFPCPACQGDVELGERGLAGLFRNLTLERVVERYRQSVSVGGAILCQLCKPPPLEATKGCTECRATFCNECFKLFHPWGTQKAQHEPTLPTLSFRPKGLMCPDHKEEVTHYCKTCQRLVCQLCRVRRTHSGHKITPVLSAYQALKDKLTKSLTYILGNQDTVQTQICELEETVRHTEVSGQQAKEEVSQLVRGLGAVLEEKRASLLQAIEECQQERLARLSAQIQEHRSLLDGSGLVGYAQEVLKETDQPCFVQAAKQLHNRITRATEALQMFRPAASSSFRHCQLDVGREMKLLTELNFLRVPEAPVIDTQRTFAYDQIFLCWRLPPHSPPAWHYTIEFRRTDVPAQPGPTRWQRREEVRGTSALLENPDTGSVYVLRVRGCNKAGYGEYSEDVHLHTPPAPVLHFFLDGRWGTSRERLAISKDQRAVRSVPGLPLLLAAERLLTGCHLSVDVVLGDVAVTQGRSYWACAVDPASYLVKVGVGLESKLQESFQGAPDVISPRYDPDSGHDSGAEDATVEALPPFAFLTIGMGKILLGSGANSNAGLTGRDGPSASCTVPLPPRLGICLDYERGRVSFLDAVSFRGLLECPLDCSGPVCPAFCFIGGGAVQLQEPVGTKPERKVTIGGFAKLD